CACATTCTACAAAGTTGAATCCGACGGCAATGTGCAATGGAGTTACTTTTCCCCATCCGGAATAGTGAATATTAGGCAAAGCACCATGTGTTAGGAGGAGCAGAACGATTTGCGGCTGATTTTCTTTAACCGCGAGATGAAGTGGAGCCCTCTCATAATCTAGCCACTTGGCATTTACATCCCCTCCGTTTTGAATGAGAAATTGAACTAAATCAGTATAATGACGCTCAATTGCAAGATGAATCAGAGTGTAGCCTCGATTCGTTTTGGCTTTGACGTCTGCCCCCTTGCCCATCAGAATTTCGACGACATTCTTATTTCCAGATGACACTGCAGAATGTAACGGCGTCCATCCGGTTTGAGTACTCGCATTCGGGTTTGCTCCCTTGCTCATCAGAATTTCGACGACATTCTTATTTCCAGATCCCGCTGCAGAATGTAACGGCGTCCATCCGGTTTGAGTACTCGCATTGGGATCTATTTTTGCAGCGATCAAATCTTCTACGAACCAATCGAGCCCGCCACCTGCAGCATAGTATAGTAGAGTCTCTCCAGATTTATTTTTAGCGAAAGGATCGGCTCCCTTAGATAACAAGTACTGAACCTTCTCTGAGGAGCCAGCGTGAGCGGCTATCATAAGTGGGGTCACTCCATTGTCATCCTGGGCATTGACGTCGAGTCCTTTCGATACAAGATACTCGATTACGTCCAGCCCTTCCCGTCCGCAAGCTGAGTGTAATAAAGTCCGCCCAGAGTAATAGCCAGAGTCTTTCAGAATGCCATGGATATTTTTCCCCTGAGCTACAAGAGATTTGAGTTCTTGAAGGGTTCCCCATCTCACAGTATTGAACAATTCTGCATGTTCTCCTCTAAAACCATCTGCTCTCAGTTCCCAAGTGAGCAGCATTACTGCGAGAATAACTAAGAGTTTGTCCCAAAACGTTTCGGATTTTTTCGGCATTGGATTCATTTTCCTATTTTTATCGGTTTTCTCATTTTGTTCGTGAGTATCGAAAAGAATCTATTAAGAGCTTGTCCCAAAACCTATCGAACGACCCTAGGAGGTGAGACTTTAGTTTCACAAAAATGTGGGAACTCCTACGTTTTTAAATGATGAGAAAAATCGCATAAAAGCTTAAAGACCGTCAAGGAGACGGTTTCTGTGGGAACTCCTACAAATTTCTCTAAAGACCCCCCCTCAGTGAAACACCTTTCCCGGATTCAGGATTTCCTTTTTATCGACTTCCTTTTTGAAGGCTCTCAGTCCGAGTAAGGCAGGTTTGGAAGTCGCCTTTTCATACCAAGTCTTATGATCGAAACCGACACCGTGGTGGTGAGAAATCGGAGCCCCGTTTTGAAAGAATGTTTCCGAAATCATTCGTTTCATTTTGAACCACTGGTCTGCAGGTTTTTTCTCATCCATCGGAAAGATGATCGTGTAGTAGAGACAAGCGCCTTCGTGATAGCTGTGAGAAATATGACACATCGCGATTCCGCCGGGGATCGATTTTTCCAAAGAAGCGATTCCTTCTTTGTGAAGATGCAAAACCCGATCATAGGTCGTGGAAGTTTCCATCGTATCCACCCCGATTCCGTTTTCCATCAAGTGATTGCGTAAGAAGGGCATGTTGTATCTGGAATGAATCCATTGTTCTCCCAAACGCGTTCCCGCATAAAGACCGCGATATTTGTCGATGATCGGTTTGATTTTGGAAAAATTTTGGGAAACGTTTTCCTTACATCCGTCGAGTCCGAGAAGAACCACACATTTGTCTTTGCCGAGAGATTTCCATTGGAGAACCTGATTTTGAATCCGATTCTTGATCCATCGAAGAGGAGTCGTTTTCTTACCAAGAGCGCCTAACGTTTGATAAAGACGGGTTTCGTTTTTATCGGAAAGACGGATCATGGAAGTAGGGATCTTTCTATGATTGATTTCCCGGATGAATTCGACTCCGGTCGCAAAATTTGGAAACACGATTCCGAAATACTTTCTCGTTTCCGGGAGTTTGTGGACCTTGATCGTTGCTTCGGTAATAATTCCAAGCAAACCTTCGCTTCCCGCAAAAATTTGATTTAGATCCGGACCGGTGGAAGAGGCGGGTTCTCTAAGCGTCTCGACGACGCCCGAAGGAGTGACGATCTTTAAACAGGTGAGAATCTCTTCGATCTTTCCGTAACGATTGGATTGTTGTCCAGCACTTCGCGCGGCTATCCAACCGCCTAACGTAGAATATTCGAAAGACTGCGGAAAATGACCGAGAGTAAATCCTTTGTCGTTTAAAGATTCTTCGAGTTTTGGCCCATAAATTCCCGCTTGGAACGTAGCAAGATGACTTTCTTCGTCGAGAGATAAAAAAGAATTCATCCGAGTCATATCCAAGGAAAGTGCGCTTTTTTGTCCCTTACCTTTGACAACTTCCAATCCTCCCACGACGGAGGAGCCGCCTCCGTATGGAATTACGGTGATATTGTTTTTAGAACAATATTCTAAAATTTTAAAAACTTCGGATTCCTTACTTGGATAGATGACTCCGTCTACGAAGTTTTTGAGAGTGTTGAACGAAAGCCTTAGAACGTCGTAATAACTTCTTCCCGCGGAATGGAAAATTCTTTCTCTTCTTTCTACGGAGAAATGTTTGACCCCGCTAATCTTACTCAATTCTCGAATCTGAGTCTGAGTAAAGGAGGATTTCGGAAGTGTAATTTCTTCCAAAGAGGTCGGAGGAGTCTTTCGAATTTCGGAGATACGAAGTTCGTCTGAGAGAAACGCAAGAATTTCCTGCATCTGTCCCACTCTGAAAAAATCCTGGCCATAAGCGCCCCAGGCGTTCCATCTGAGCCCATCTCTTGAATAATCAATTTTAGAATTGAGTTCCGTATAAAACATAGTTCTAAAGTCTCCGAATGATCATAAATAAAAAGTCTTTCGATGCACAAGAATGAGGATTCAATCCGATTTCGCAACAGAATATCAAGATCCGTCCTTAAAAACCGATCCTTAATTCCACCTTTGATTGATGAAATTCGAAAAAACGATGCGGTTCTTTTCAAGCTTCGAAATTCTATCGATGTCTAACACGATTCAGACGGAAAATACCGAATCAATTGAAATCGTCTCTGGTCGATAAAAAAAATAAGATTTCAAATCATAAAATCATTAATCTTGCGCACTCGATCTAAAAGCGATTGACCCTAACTATTTTTTAGAAATCAATATCTTTATGTCCAAGAATAAAAAATTTCCTTCCAACATTCGATCGGCCAAACCTCCCAGCTCGTTCGTATATGATTTGTTAGTGATCGGAGGTGGAATCACGGGAGCGCACGTTCTTTGGGATTCAACTTTGAGAGGAATGAAATCTATTCTTTTGGAAAAAAACGACTACGCTTCAGGAACAAGTCAGGCCACATCGAAAATGATTCACGGAGGTTTGCGATACTTAAAGAATTTCGAGTTGGGGCTTGTGAGAGAATCTCTTCGTGAAAGGGCAATTCTTGCGAGAATTACTCCACAAGCAGTTCAAACAATGGGGTTTTTGGTTCCGATTTATTCCAATACCGAAAGATTCGTTTTGAAAGTGGGAATGGAGATGTATAACGCGCTTTCCTACGATCGAAACGCGAACATTTCCAAAGATCGATCGATTCCAAAATATAGTTTTCTTTCCAAAGAACAGACTACCATGGAATCTCCCACGATCAAACGAGACAAATTGAAGGGTTCTTACTTATATTACGATTATCTGAATATCAATCCGGAAAGGCATACCTGCGAGTTTATTTTCTCTGCGAGGGAAAGAGGAGCCGAGGCAAAAAATTATACCGAAGTAACTTCCATTACCCTTTCCACCGATTCCCTATATACGGTAATTGCAAAAGACAAAATTTCCGGAAAAGAAATCGCGTTTCAAACCAAGTCCGTTGTAAACGCTGCCGGGCCCTGGGCGGATCTTATCGAATCCCTTGCCGGTGTTGAAGTCGAAAAACATCTTGTGAGATCCAAGGGAATTCACATAGTTACAAGAAAAATCTGCGGAGATAAAACTTTGGTGACGAAAAAAAAAGACGGCACACATCTCTTTATCATTCCGTGGAGAAACAAAACAATCATAGGAACTACCGACACAGAGTATATAGATAGTCCGGACAGGTTTCGAGTTACGAAAAAAGACATCGAAGAATTATTAAGCGAAATCAACTATTCTTTTGGGTACACGGACCTGACCTTGAACGACGTAGATTTTTATTACGGCGGTTTAAGACCGCTTGTAGAAGATCCGGGAGAGACGAAGTCCACGTACAACGCATCCAGGAAGACGGAAATTTTCGATCATAAGGAATTCGGTCTTCCCGGATTTTTCACGGCGATGGGAGGTAAATACACTACAAGCCGCAGCGTGGGAGAAACAGTAGTGAACAAAGTCGCCGATTATCTTCCCGGAAATTTCAGAGCTTGCGAAACTTCAGTGACTCCCCCTTCCACGGGGAATTATTCAGATCTACTTTCTCTTACAAAGGGACTCGCAAAAAAATTTCCCAAATTAAGCGGAGAATCGATCGAGACGATCGCGTTTCGCTACGGTTTACAGGCGTATCAAATTCTTGAGAAGAGCTCTTCTCAAGAGGAATTTTATACACTCCAAAACGGAGAAAAGTTCTTTGAAAGCGAAGTTCGATTTATTGCAAATAGGGAAGATATCCGTTTTGCGACAGATTTTTTCTTTCGCAGATCCGGCGTGGGTGTTCCGGGTTTGCCGGAGGAGAAAGAAACGACTAAACTCGTTCGTTCCTTGGCAAAATATCTACGTTGGAATCAAAACAGAATCTCCAAAGAGATCAAAGCAGTGAAAGAACGCTACAGAATCTACTAAATACGTTAAAATGTGAACGAGTTGGAAAGAAGGATCGACAGGAAGTCTTTTATGATTTCGGAACTATCAGAAAGATGAATCCCATCTTCGTCCACGATTCTTTGAATTACGGTTCCTAAAATTACACTGATTAGAATCCGATTCAAAGCGGGATTTGTAATACCGAAATGTTTCGAAATGATATCTGCGTATTCTTTCATCGCATCCGCGATCAATGATTTCTCTTCTTCGTGATTTTTCAATCGAGAAGCGTCGCAAATGATATAAAGAAGATTTTGGAAGTATGCCTCTCTATCTTGAATCATTTGGAAAAGAGATTCAACTTTGGATTCAAGAGTTTGTCCCAGATTTCCTTTGGAATAGAGTTGTATTTCCTCGATATCCTTGTTCAGAAGAAACTTTACCAATTCTTTAAATATATCCTCTTTTGTCGCAAAGTAATGATATAAAGTCCCTGTTGAAACGTCGAGTTCGGTCGCAATTTCTCTCATTGAAACCGCAGAGTATCCTTTTCTCGCTAGAATGTCCACACACTTGGATAGAATTTCCGTTTTGTATTTTTCATGATTCACTATCTTTGGCATTGGATTTCCTTAGGCACTTCTTTTTGGTAACTCCGAATTCTTCGATGTTTGAGACCACATTTGCAGTCGATCCGAAAAATCGGCTTTTCTACGGTCGGGTCCCGAACAAGGAAGAAAAAAATCGATCAATAAGCGATTTTTAATTTTTGATAAATAAATCCAAGCAACCAAATCGGACCGATCAGTAAAAACTGAAGATCTTTAAAGAAAGAAGGTTTTTTACCTTCGATCTTATGTCCGATAAATTGTCCGATCCAAGCTAAAATAAAAATCGTAATCGAAAGTTCCAAAATGCCATAGGAATAAGCTCCGAATATTATCGGGAAAACAGTTCCTTGAAGAAGAACGATCAGATAAATCATCAAAGAGCTTAAAATCAGCATTCCCAGAGCCAACATAGGCGAAAGTTGCACGTAAAACGCAAGCGATAGAACAAGAGCGATCGTCGCAAAATTTAAGTAAGGGACGGACTGAAGCAAAGCAGGCACCGGGATCGACCAAAAAAGACCGATGACAGTAAAGTAAATCAACGGAACACAGATCCAGTGTATGTTTTTATTAACAGGATTTTGATGGCTTTCTGAGTATTCGCTAAACCAGGTTTCTACGGATTTCATAACAACTCCTTTCTGCTAAAAAATTTTAAATGTTCGAAATAGAATCGCAAGTGTTTTTTATAAAACCCTATGAGTAAAAAATCTAAAATTAGATATTTTACTTGGATTCGAAGATAAATCTGTCGGAATTCCGACAAATCCTCTGTGAAACTTACCCCACCCTGATTTTTGGGTGGTGGGGTGGGAGGCGGGAAGACTCGGGAGATTTTTCTCTATCAGAAAATGATACTTTTTACAAGTAAAAAGTATCATTCTTGTCGGAACACTTGAAAAATATCAGTTTTTGATCCTTATTATCCCAAAAGCCTTCTTAATTTGTGGGGTTGGTTACGGCTTCTACGGATCACAACATATAATCGCTTTCGCATTTTGTTATATCGAACTCACGTTATTTTAAAATTAATTCGGAAAAGGTTTTTCTTCGGAAACAACTTCTGGCTCTTCTTCTTTAAATTCACTTTCCAATTGTGATTGGACTGCAGGTTCTGCTTCCAACGGCCTTGTGATTCTTTCGATCGGTAATTTTTTTACGTGATTTGCCATTTCTTTCAAAATAGCTTCCGTAATTTGCTTCATGATTTCTCCGCTAACTTGGTTTTCCAAAATTTCGGTAATCATCAAACTGATATCTTCTCCAAGTCGTTTGGAAATCTCTCCCATAAAAGGAATTTTAGAAAGTTCGCCTAACAAAAACTTAGATTTAAGTGCCTCGTTCACTTTTATATTGAATTGATCTTGATGAAGTTCAAAAGCCTTTTTAGCCAATTGGCTATAATCCAGGCGAACCATCACTTC
The nucleotide sequence above comes from Leptospira weilii. Encoded proteins:
- a CDS encoding ankyrin repeat domain-containing protein, whose amino-acid sequence is MPKKSETFWDKLLVILAVMLLTWELRADGFRGEHAELFNTVRWGTLQELKSLVAQGKNIHGILKDSGYYSGRTLLHSACGREGLDVIEYLVSKGLDVNAQDDNGVTPLMIAAHAGSSEKVQYLLSKGADPFAKNKSGETLLYYAAGGGLDWFVEDLIAAKIDPNASTQTGWTPLHSAAGSGNKNVVEILMSKGANPNASTQTGWTPLHSAVSSGNKNVVEILMGKGADVKAKTNRGYTLIHLAIERHYTDLVQFLIQNGGDVNAKWLDYERAPLHLAVKENQPQIVLLLLTHGALPNIHYSGWGKVTPLHIAVGFNFVECAKILLEHGADPNIKDGLHKESSAELAKRMGHMSDLFKNK
- a CDS encoding FAD-binding oxidoreductase; translated protein: MFYTELNSKIDYSRDGLRWNAWGAYGQDFFRVGQMQEILAFLSDELRISEIRKTPPTSLEEITLPKSSFTQTQIRELSKISGVKHFSVERRERIFHSAGRSYYDVLRLSFNTLKNFVDGVIYPSKESEVFKILEYCSKNNITVIPYGGGSSVVGGLEVVKGKGQKSALSLDMTRMNSFLSLDEESHLATFQAGIYGPKLEESLNDKGFTLGHFPQSFEYSTLGGWIAARSAGQQSNRYGKIEEILTCLKIVTPSGVVETLREPASSTGPDLNQIFAGSEGLLGIITEATIKVHKLPETRKYFGIVFPNFATGVEFIREINHRKIPTSMIRLSDKNETRLYQTLGALGKKTTPLRWIKNRIQNQVLQWKSLGKDKCVVLLGLDGCKENVSQNFSKIKPIIDKYRGLYAGTRLGEQWIHSRYNMPFLRNHLMENGIGVDTMETSTTYDRVLHLHKEGIASLEKSIPGGIAMCHISHSYHEGACLYYTIIFPMDEKKPADQWFKMKRMISETFFQNGAPISHHHGVGFDHKTWYEKATSKPALLGLRAFKKEVDKKEILNPGKVFH
- a CDS encoding glycerol-3-phosphate dehydrogenase/oxidase, which produces MSKNKKFPSNIRSAKPPSSFVYDLLVIGGGITGAHVLWDSTLRGMKSILLEKNDYASGTSQATSKMIHGGLRYLKNFELGLVRESLRERAILARITPQAVQTMGFLVPIYSNTERFVLKVGMEMYNALSYDRNANISKDRSIPKYSFLSKEQTTMESPTIKRDKLKGSYLYYDYLNINPERHTCEFIFSARERGAEAKNYTEVTSITLSTDSLYTVIAKDKISGKEIAFQTKSVVNAAGPWADLIESLAGVEVEKHLVRSKGIHIVTRKICGDKTLVTKKKDGTHLFIIPWRNKTIIGTTDTEYIDSPDRFRVTKKDIEELLSEINYSFGYTDLTLNDVDFYYGGLRPLVEDPGETKSTYNASRKTEIFDHKEFGLPGFFTAMGGKYTTSRSVGETVVNKVADYLPGNFRACETSVTPPSTGNYSDLLSLTKGLAKKFPKLSGESIETIAFRYGLQAYQILEKSSSQEEFYTLQNGEKFFESEVRFIANREDIRFATDFFFRRSGVGVPGLPEEKETTKLVRSLAKYLRWNQNRISKEIKAVKERYRIY
- a CDS encoding TetR/AcrR family transcriptional regulator, coding for MPKIVNHEKYKTEILSKCVDILARKGYSAVSMREIATELDVSTGTLYHYFATKEDIFKELVKFLLNKDIEEIQLYSKGNLGQTLESKVESLFQMIQDREAYFQNLLYIICDASRLKNHEEEKSLIADAMKEYADIISKHFGITNPALNRILISVILGTVIQRIVDEDGIHLSDSSEIIKDFLSILLSNSFTF
- a CDS encoding DUF962 domain-containing protein, giving the protein MKSVETWFSEYSESHQNPVNKNIHWICVPLIYFTVIGLFWSIPVPALLQSVPYLNFATIALVLSLAFYVQLSPMLALGMLILSSLMIYLIVLLQGTVFPIIFGAYSYGILELSITIFILAWIGQFIGHKIEGKKPSFFKDLQFLLIGPIWLLGFIYQKLKIAY